In a genomic window of Trichoderma atroviride chromosome 4, complete sequence:
- a CDS encoding uncharacterized protein (EggNog:ENOG41~MEROPS:MER0000440) — protein MQIALLAATSTAATAPISNATGPIQEFNWASIVPSRNLEYHDCYNGFKCARLSVPLDWRNASDARLVHIAMIKLPAAVPDDDATFGGTVFVNPGGPGLSGVSYLVERGINVQRLLVDIPGKRQYEIVSFDPRGIARTTPSVDCFRSDQLGRTSWSLENHGRGPLNTEQAIGYGLGLMGFQSLRCKEEDAMNPDGEAMKFVNTASVARDMVEMVDKIDELRTHKRDEAALPRIQYIGWSYGSVLGNYFASMFPGRVGRMVLDGVMDPTDYAAGSGWLSNTKDADKLFSKFWKSCFKTGSYEKCPFLKTDKNWEAAQKRFHEWANRLDVYPMAVNSTLGGLMALRGEDVRRIVANAMYSPVQHFQPLAKALHKGMRGFPDQWPQWADLEVPKLGDALRGKDSNGSVSAMPQVKDEQGAAVLCGDGPDISARTIAWWTNHVSQQRKQSKLFGFSWASLRFRCAAWPFRANWDFQGPFRTPAHSANLEMDRPAAPLLFLGSNLDPVTPFGAAKEAASSHAGSVIVKQKSFGHTAWASAPSKCTWKIVSDYLALGTMPKNGTVCEADCGPWDAKCNAFEVSKKFDVDETAWNAMFEVKPPGQVRRTPLGLE, from the exons ATGCAAATTGCCCTTCTCGCGGCTACGTCTACAGCTGCAACCGCGCCCATCTCAAACGCAACAGGCCCAATCCAAGAATTCAACTGGGCCTCCATCGTCCCCAGCCGCAATCTCGAGTACCACGACTGCTACAATGGCTTCAAGTGCGCGCGCCTCTCCGTCCCCCTGGACTGGCGCAACGCCAGCGATGCCCGCCTCGTACACATCGCGATGATAAAGTTGCCGGCTGCTGtgcccgacgacgacgctACCTTTGGCGGCACCGTCTTTGTCAACCCGGGCGGTCCTGGGCTCTCAGGAGTGAGCTACCTCGTCGAAAGGGGCATCAACGTCCAAAGACTGCTCGTCGACATCCCAGGCAAGCGACAATATGAGATTGTTTCATTTGACCCTCGAGGTATTGCAAGGACAACGCCATCGGTGGACTGCTTCCGCTCAGACCAACTTGGCCGCACATCCTGGTCTTTGGAAAACCACGGCAGGGGGCCACTCAACACAGAACAAGCCATCGGATACGGCCTAGGCCTCATGGGATTCCAATCTCTGCgatgcaaagaagaggatgccaTGAACCCTGACGGCGAGGCAATGAAGTTTGTCAACACCGCCAGCGTGGCTCGCGACATGGTCGAGATGGTGGACAAGATTGACGAGTTGAGGACGCATAAAAGAGACGAGGCAGCGCTCCCCCGGATCCAGTACATTGGCTGGTCGTACGGCAGTGTCCTGGGCAACTACTTTGCGTCCATGTTCCCCGGCCGCGTTGGACGGATGGTTCTCGACGGCGTGATGGATCCGACAGACTATGCTGCCGGTTCT GGCTGGCTCTCCAACACCAAAGACGCAGACAAGCTCTTCTCCAAGTTCTGGAAGTCGTGCTTCAAAACCGGCAGCTACGAGAAATGCCCCTTTCTCAAGACCGACAAGAACTGGGAAGCCGCCCAGAAACGCTTCCACGAATGGGCCAACCGCCTCGACGTCTACCCCATGGCCGTCAACTCGACTTTGGGCGGGCTCATGGCGCTCAGGGGGGAGGACGTTCgccgcatcgtcgccaaCGCCATGTACAGCCCTGTGCAGCACTTTCAGCCGCTGGCGAAGGCGCTTCACAAAGGCATGAGGGGGTTCCCGGATCAATGGCCGCAATGGGCCGATCTGGAGGTTCCCAAGCTCGGAGACGCGCTTCGCGGCAAGGACAGCAACGGCTCAGTCTCAGCGATGCCGCAAGTCAAGGACGAGCAGGGCGCGGCGGTTCTCTGCGGCGACGGCCCGGACATCAGCGCCCGCACCATCGCCTGGTGGACGAATCATGTCTCGCAGCAGCGCAAGCAGTCCAAgctctttggcttctcgTGGGCGTCGCTCCGCTTCAGGTGCGCGGCCTGGCCATTCCGCGCCAACTGGGACTTCCAGGGCCCCTTCCGCACGCCCGCCCACAGCGCCAATCTCGAGATGGACCGCCCAGCCGCGCCGCTGCTGTTTCTCGGTTCGAATCTCGATCCCGTGACGCCGTTCGGTGCCGCAAAAGaggccgccagcagccacgCCGGGTCCGTCATCGTGAAGCAGAAGAGCTTTGGCCACACGGCCTGGGCCAGCGCGCCGAGCAAGTGCACCTGGAAGATTGTCTCGGACTATCTCGCACTGGGCACGATGCCCAAGAACGGGACGGTGTGCGAGGCGGACTGCGGGCCGTGGGACGCAAAGTGCAATGCGTTTGAAGTGTCCAAGAAGTTTGACGTTGACGAGACGGCGTGGAATGCCATGTTTGAGGTCAAGCCGCCCGGTCAAGTCAGGCGGACGCCTCTTGGACTGGAGTAG